The sequence below is a genomic window from Corythoichthys intestinalis isolate RoL2023-P3 chromosome 17, ASM3026506v1, whole genome shotgun sequence.
ATGAACTAAGAGCagggggagggagggagcgagagtgagactatgcgatcggcttgggacagctcattagaattttttttttaaattgaaaaaaaaaaccgcggtggactgagggcacgaagtagcaagggatcactgtatattctattctattctattctattctattctattctattctattctattctattctattctattctattctattctattctattctattctattctattctattctattcttagttaatggaaaaaagacaaaatagtGATTTACACATGTGGAAACCACATTTTGAGTCACATAGACCTCAACATATAATAACTGATCTATGCCACAGCAGAACAATGATAATCACGTAAAACATAACTCCAAGAAGCGTTGCCATGGTAACCCAGTCAACGCTTCCATTTGTTTATACTCCTCATCCTGATAATCGTCATCCTCCTCATCATCATCGTCCCTCTTTCTGCTCTCTTTCAGATGGTTTGGCAGCTTTCAGAGCATTCTTGCGCACCGAGTTCAGCGAGGAGAATCTGGAATTTTGGCTGGCGTGCGAAGAATACAAGAAGATCAAGTCGCAGTCCAAGATGGCCTCAAAAGCCAAGAAGATCTTTGCAGAATATATTGCTATCCAGTCGTGTAAAGAGGTGAGGAACACGATTTGAGCATGTCGCCACCTTGATTTTCTTGTTCACCTTTTATATGGCAAgtcactatttttggtaattaaaataaatttgaaaaaaaaaaaaagttgtactaTCATGTTTATATGATTATTCTTCACTATTTTCATTATGTGTTGTAACTCATaatatcctgattattttggtctcttcctgttgattttggggcagtttCAGGTCGCTTTCGGTTGATTTTGGTTTATGTCTGGGCCACTTGGTTttgaatttgggtcacttccgttGATCATTTCATGGTAACTTTCCATTAATTTTggctacttcctgttcattttgggtcatttctgggtcactttctattgcttTTTGTTCGTTTACTCTAGATttgagcatttcagggtcactttctgtcggTTTTGGGTTGCTTCTTGCACTTTAATTGCCCAATAAAGGGTTaacttactgtatttttttcgtcGATCCAGGTGAACCTAGACTCGTATACTCGGGATCACACAAAGGACAACCTGCAGAATGTGACGCGCTCTTGCTTTGAGCTGGCACAAAGGCGAATATATGGACtgatggagaaagactcataccCACGCTTCCTCCGCTCCGAGCTCTACTTGGACTTGATCAACCAAAAAAAGGCCAGCTCCACTTCGACGTCGTCTTCGTCATAAGAACGACGTAAGAACGACATAAAAACAATCGTCCCGAAAGGAGCGGGCACGTTTGGGATGCCAAGTTTCTCCTTTtgttttgcctttttttgttgttgacattTTGTCTGTCATCCTGTGCGCTATAACTTCTCATTTGTTTTCGGTGGTCGCGGAAACGCTAACGGCACTGTAAAGGAACGTTTACTCAACGGTTTCCGAAACGGAATTACGAAGAAGCTTGTCGGATCACTGTTTTTGTAAGAAATGTTTGGGTCCAGTTGTACTGGAGAAAtagggtagttttttttttttaacaaaaaaagccGCTGCAGAAATGAAGACAGGCCGGTACTGTTTGTCACTCTGTTCATTTTCTTATATCGTAGTCCTTTCATTTCCTTTGcaacaggggtgtcaaactggtggcccgggggccagatctggcccacCGTGAAAGTAAAACACATGCATC
It includes:
- the rgs3a gene encoding regulator of G-protein signaling 3a isoform X7, translating into MAKDMKNRLAFLRRRNESPGSNPAGKLDKTMKSVKPTPEDALKWGDSLDKLLAHKYGLAAFRAFLRTEFSEENLEFWLACEEYKKIKSQSKMASKAKKIFAEYIAIQSCKEVNLDSYTRDHTKDNLQNVTRSCFELAQRRIYGLMEKDSYPRFLRSELYLDLINQKKASSTSTSSSS